A single Corynebacterium resistens DSM 45100 DNA region contains:
- the rplD gene encoding 50S ribosomal protein L4: MSNLKLDVHTADGKTNGSVELPASIFDAEVSVALMHQVVTAQLAAKRQGTHATKARGDVRGGGRKPWRQKGTGRARQGSIRAPHFTGGGTVHGPQPRDYSQRTPKKMKAAALRGALTDRARHARIHVVEDLVPGQTPSTKSARGFLERLTDRKSVLVVLGREDINSRKSVRNLPNVHTLVSDQLNTYDVLNADDVVFSVEALNAFINAAQNTKEEAK; this comes from the coding sequence ATGAGCAATCTAAAGCTTGATGTCCACACCGCTGACGGTAAGACCAACGGCTCTGTAGAGCTGCCTGCTTCCATCTTCGACGCTGAGGTCAGCGTTGCACTGATGCACCAGGTGGTTACCGCTCAGCTCGCAGCTAAGCGTCAGGGAACCCACGCCACCAAGGCCCGCGGCGACGTTCGCGGCGGTGGCCGTAAGCCATGGCGCCAGAAGGGCACCGGCCGTGCTCGTCAGGGCTCCATCCGCGCTCCACACTTCACCGGTGGTGGCACGGTTCACGGCCCACAGCCACGCGACTACTCCCAGCGCACTCCAAAGAAGATGAAGGCTGCTGCACTGCGCGGCGCGCTCACCGATCGCGCACGCCACGCACGCATCCACGTGGTTGAGGATCTGGTCCCAGGCCAGACCCCATCCACCAAGTCCGCTCGCGGCTTCTTGGAGCGCCTGACCGACCGCAAGTCTGTACTCGTGGTTCTCGGTCGTGAGGATATTAACTCCCGCAAGTCCGTGCGTAACTTGCCAAACGTCCACACCCTGGTTAGCGACCAGCTGAACACTTACGACGTTCTCAATGCGGACGACGTTGTGTTCTCCGTGGAGGCATTGAACGCGTTCATCAACGCCGCTCAGAACACCAAGGAGGAGGCAAAGTGA
- the rplB gene encoding 50S ribosomal protein L2 has product MAIRKYKPTTPGRRQSSVSEFNEITRSTPEKSLLRPLSKTGGRNVHGHITTRHKGGGHKRRYRVIDFRRNDKDGVLAKVAHIEYDPNRTANIALLHYFDGEKRYIIAPRGLKQGTILESGPNADIKVGNNLPLRNIPAGTVIHAVELKPGGGAKMARSAGASIQLLGKEGKYAVLRMPSSEIRRVDIRCRATVGEVGNQEQINIRWGKAGRMRWKGWRPTVRGVVMNPVDHPHGGGEGRTSGGRHPVSPWGQKEGRTRKPNRPSDKMIVRRRRTNKNKKR; this is encoded by the coding sequence ATGGCTATTCGTAAGTACAAGCCGACTACGCCGGGTCGCCGCCAGAGTTCTGTCTCCGAGTTCAACGAGATCACCCGTTCGACTCCTGAGAAGTCTCTGCTGCGCCCGCTGTCGAAGACCGGCGGCCGTAACGTTCACGGCCACATCACCACCCGTCACAAGGGCGGTGGCCACAAGCGTCGTTACCGCGTTATCGACTTCCGTCGTAACGACAAGGACGGCGTATTGGCTAAGGTCGCTCACATCGAGTACGACCCAAACCGCACCGCAAACATCGCTCTGCTGCACTACTTTGATGGCGAGAAGCGCTACATCATCGCTCCTCGTGGCCTGAAGCAGGGCACCATCCTCGAGTCCGGACCAAACGCAGACATCAAGGTTGGCAACAACCTTCCACTGCGTAACATCCCAGCCGGTACCGTTATCCACGCTGTGGAGCTGAAGCCAGGTGGCGGCGCTAAGATGGCCCGTTCCGCTGGTGCCTCCATCCAGCTGTTGGGTAAGGAAGGCAAGTACGCAGTTCTGCGTATGCCTTCTTCTGAGATCCGCCGTGTTGACATCCGCTGCCGCGCTACCGTCGGCGAGGTTGGCAACCAGGAGCAGATCAACATCCGCTGGGGTAAGGCCGGCCGTATGCGCTGGAAGGGCTGGCGCCCAACCGTCCGTGGTGTTGTGATGAACCCAGTTGATCACCCACACGGTGGTGGTGAGGGTCGTACCTCTGGTGGTCGTCACCCTGTGTCCCCATGGGGCCAGAAGGAAGGCCGCACCCGCAAGCCAAACCGTCCAAGCGACAAGATGATCGTTCGCCG
- the rplW gene encoding 50S ribosomal protein L23, producing MSTVADPRDIILAPVVSEKSYGLMEQNVYTFLVNPASNKTQIKIAVEQIFGVKVASVNTLNREGKRKRTRTGYGRRKATKRAMVTLVAGSDPIDIFGGSAA from the coding sequence GTGAGCACCGTCGCAGACCCACGTGACATCATCCTGGCCCCAGTAGTGTCTGAGAAGTCCTACGGCCTGATGGAGCAGAACGTTTACACGTTCCTGGTTAACCCAGCATCCAACAAGACCCAGATTAAGATTGCCGTCGAGCAGATCTTTGGCGTCAAGGTTGCAAGCGTGAACACCCTCAACCGCGAGGGCAAGCGTAAGCGCACCCGCACCGGCTACGGCCGTCGCAAGGCAACCAAGCGCGCCATGGTGACACTGGTCGCCGGCAGCGATCCGATCGACATCTTCGGTGGTTCTGCTGCCTAA